The Vibrio echinoideorum DNA window CATTGGTTACTTTATGTAGGGTCTCAATTACTTGTTGAGGCTTAATACGACCAGACGTCTTGTCATACGCTAAGCAGTCACGTTCTTGCCATTGCTTAATCTCACTCCACCAGCTTTCCATCGCTTGCGAGTCGTTGGTTCCGCCTTGCTCAACAAGCAGGTTAACCATGCTCTCTAGAACTTTCTCTGCTGAGCCTACAATCGGTAGATCCACTTTTACGTTTTTAGAGATAGAAGATGGGTCGATATCAATGTGCATGATCTTCGCATCAGGGCAGTACTTATCTAAGTTATTGGTGGTGCGGTCATCGAAACGCACGCCAATACCAAAGATCAAGTCCGCATTGTGCATCGCCATATTGGCTTCATATAAACCATGCATGCCCAACATACCCAAAGAATTTTTATGGGTACCAGGGAAAGCCCCAAGTCCCATTAGGGTACTTACGACAGGTAAATTCAGTGCTTCTGCTAATTTTAACAGCGGCTTATCTGCCTCAGAAATAACCGCACCACCACCGACATAAAGTACCGGTTTCTTCGCTTCAAGAAGAGCTTTGAGTGCTTTCTTAATTTGACCTTTATGACCCGTAACCGTTGGGTTATACGAACGCATTTTGATCGTTTCTGGGTATTCATAAGGAAGCTTGATTTGTGGGTTTAAGATGTCTTTTGGCAGATCAATAACCACAGGACCAGGACGTCCTGTCGTTGAAATATAGAATGCTTTTTTAACGACTTCAGGGATATCTTCCGCTTTCTTAACGAGGAAGCTGTGTTTAACGATCGGACGGGATACACCCACGATGTCACACTCTTGGAAGGCGTCATTACCAATTAAGCTATTTGGTACGTTACCAGAAATAACAATCATTGGGATTGAGTCCATGTAGGCTGTGGCAATACCAGTAACGGTATTGGTCGCACCCGGACCAGAACACACAAGTACTACGCCCGGCTTACCGGTAGAACGAGTATAGCCATCTGCCATGTGGGTAGCGGCTTGTTCGTGTCGTACTAATACGTGTTTAATTTCAGCAGTTTTAGCATGCAGCGCATCATAGATATCAAGTACAGAACCACCTGGGTAACCAAAGATTTGTTCTACACCCTCTTCAATTAGAGACTGCACCACCATCTCAGCGCCAGATAACATTTCAGCGCCGGATGACATGGCTGTTTCAGGTTTTGTTGTCATATTGCTCTCCTCACCAGTTTCCAATCACATTTGGTGAACATGTTGGGCTGGTTTTACATAGTCTAGGGCTTATTCGTAGCCTAATTCGAAATACTTCCACTTTTTCGGCTATGGCTGTTTATCGTGATAACAACAAACAGTAATACGAAACAACTTTAACGCTTTATTATCATCTGGTCTAACACCTGTTATCCGACAATTACGTCAAAAAACCAACTATTAGCTGAAAGCATCAAATAAAACCCAAACCAAACACGATATTTAGGTTTAAAAACCAATTAACACCCAAAAAAAAGAGCTTAATATTCAAATGAATCACGATTTATCGATTAATTACGCCATTATTGGTGTGCGCTTTCGCACATTGTGCTGTGTCAGCAGGCATAAAAAATCCCCCTAAAAATGCAATCACATTCGTAGGGGGATTTTTGAACAACTGAAAATTTATCTAAGCAGAAAACTACTTATCTTTAGGCTTTTCATTGTACATTTCTTCGATTTCGTCTTGATACTTATCGTTGATAACTTTACGACGCAATTTCTGAGTCGGTGTCAGTTCACCATCATCCATAGAGAATGCTTTTGGCAACAGTTTGAATTTCTTCACTTGCTCAAACTTAGCCAACTCTTGCTGCAGGTCATTTACACGCTTCTCTAGCATTTCCACAACTTGGTGGTGCTTAACAAGTTCAACGCGGTCGTGATACTTAATATTAAGCTCTTTGGCATACTCTTCTAGCGAGTCATAACAAGGAACAATCAGAGCAGAAACGAATTTGCGCGTATCAGCAATAACGGCTATCTGTTCGATAAAGTGATCTTTACCAATCGCGCCTTCTACGACTTGTGGAGCAATGTATTTACCACCAGATGTCTTCATCAATTCTTTGATGCGATCGGTAATAAACAGATTACCATTTTCATCGAAACGCCCAGCATCACCCGTTTTTAGGAAGCCATGCTCATCAAATGTTTTTTCAGTTTCTTCAGGCATCTTGTAGTAGCCGCGCATTACCATGGGGCCGCGAACAAGGATTTCGTCCTTCGCACCAATTTTTACTTCTGCGCCCGGCATCGACA harbors:
- a CDS encoding acetolactate synthase 3 large subunit is translated as MTTKPETAMSSGAEMLSGAEMVVQSLIEEGVEQIFGYPGGSVLDIYDALHAKTAEIKHVLVRHEQAATHMADGYTRSTGKPGVVLVCSGPGATNTVTGIATAYMDSIPMIVISGNVPNSLIGNDAFQECDIVGVSRPIVKHSFLVKKAEDIPEVVKKAFYISTTGRPGPVVIDLPKDILNPQIKLPYEYPETIKMRSYNPTVTGHKGQIKKALKALLEAKKPVLYVGGGAVISEADKPLLKLAEALNLPVVSTLMGLGAFPGTHKNSLGMLGMHGLYEANMAMHNADLIFGIGVRFDDRTTNNLDKYCPDAKIMHIDIDPSSISKNVKVDLPIVGSAEKVLESMVNLLVEQGGTNDSQAMESWWSEIKQWQERDCLAYDKTSGRIKPQQVIETLHKVTNGDAYVASDVGQHQMFAALYYPFDKPRRWINSGGLGTMGFGLPAGMGVKFAKPDEEVVIVTGDGSIQMNIQELSTALQYNIPVKIINLNNRFLGMVKQWQDIVYQGRYSNSYMDSVPDFAAIAEAYGHVGMRISSPDELESGLEKALAMKDRLVFVDISVDDTEHVYPMQIKGEGMDNMWLSKTERT